One segment of Mus caroli chromosome 6, CAROLI_EIJ_v1.1, whole genome shotgun sequence DNA contains the following:
- the Rasgef1a gene encoding ras-GEF domain-containing family member 1A — MPQTSVVFSSILGPNCNRQVQPGMGERGGGASSGSKDLIFQDGRLTSGSLEALMEHLVPTVDYYPDRTYIFTFLLSSRVFMPPHDLLARVGQICLEQRQQLEAGPEKSQEPLWTQRCTQVWIGEWELKVRNRPRCEMGILCGGGGSLTVNPLQYLMQPRPSQENGTVKKAIAQMIQSLLLSLAARSQLQELREKLRSPVVDKGPVLKAKPPAAQKDILGVCSDPLVLAQQLTHIELERVNSIRPEDLMQIISHMDSLDNHRVVKKKHRTRMLEFFIDVARECFNIGNFNSMMAIISGMNLSPVARLKKTWSKVKTAKFDVLEHHMDPSSNFCNYRTALQGATQRSQTANSSREKIVIPVFNLFVKDIYFLHKIHTNHLPNGHINFKKFWEISRQIHEFMTWTQVECPFEKDKKIQSYVLTAPIYSEEALFIASFESEGPENHMEKDSWKALRTTLLNRA, encoded by the exons ATGCCCCAGACATCTGTGGTCTTCTCCAGCATCCTTGGGCCCAACTGTAACAGACAGGTGCAGCCTGgcatgggggagagaggaggtggggccAGCAGCGGCTCCAAGGACCTCATTTTTCAAGATGGACGCCTCACTTCTGGGTCCTTGGAGGCCTTGATGGAGCATCTGGTTCCAACTGTGGACTATTATCCTGAT CGGACATACATCTTCACGTTTCTCCTGAGTTCCCGGGTCTTCATGCCCCCTCATGACCTTCTGGCTCGAGTAGGGCAGATCTGCCTGGAGCAGAGGCAACAGCTAGAGGCTGGGCCTGAGAAG TCCCAGGAACCACTCTGGACCCAAAGGTGTACTCAGGTCTGGATAGGAGAGTGGGAGCTGAAAGTCAGAAATAGACCTAGATGTGAGATGGGGAtcttgtgtggtggtggtggcagcctCACTGTCAATCCACTACAGTACCTGATGCAGCCCCgaccctcacaggagaatggcaCAGTGAAGAAAGCCATTGCCCAAATGATACAAAGCTTGCTGCTGTCCCTGGCTGCCCGAAGTCAGCTCCAAGAGCTTCGGGAGAAGCTCCGGTCACCCGTTGTGGACAAAGGGCCTGTCCTTAAGGCCAAGCCACCAGCTGCCCAGAAAGACATCCTGGGTGTGTGCAGCGACCCCCTGGTGCTGgcccagcagctgactcacaTTGAACTG GAACGGGTCAACAGCATCCGCCCTGAGGACCTGATGCAGATCATCAGCCACATGGACTCTCTGGACAATCACAGG GTGGTAAAGAAGAAACACCGGACCCGCATGCTGGAGTTCTTCATTGATGTGGCCCGAGAGTGTTTCAACATCGGGAACTTCAACTCTATGATGGCCATCATAT CTGGCATGAACCTCAGCCCAGTGGCACGGCTGAAGAAAACGTGGTCCAAAGTCAAGACAGCCAAGTTTGATGTCTTGGAG CATCACATGGACCCCTCCAGCAACTTCTGCAACTACCGGACAGCCCTGCAGGGGGCGACACAGAGGTCCCAGACAGCCAACAGCAGCCGTGAGAAGATTGTCATCCCCGTGTTCAACCTCTTCGTTAAGGACATCTACTTTCTACACAAAATCCACACCAACCACCTGCCCAATGGGCACATTAACTTCAAA AAATTTTGGGAAATTTCCAGACAGATCCACGAGTTCATGACATGGACACAGGTAGAATGTCCCTTTGAGAAGGACAAGAAGATTCAGAGTTACGTGCTCACGGCGCCCATCTACAGCGAGGAAG CTCTCTTCATCGCCTCCTTTGAAAGTGAAGGTCCTGAGAATCACATGGAGAAGGACAGCTGGAAGGCACTCAG GACCACTCTCCTTAATAGAGCCTGA